One window of Balearica regulorum gibbericeps isolate bBalReg1 chromosome 10, bBalReg1.pri, whole genome shotgun sequence genomic DNA carries:
- the HRH1 gene encoding histamine H1 receptor, whose translation MSKNTTENSTNPHSALLGLFLGSISLTTVVMNILVLCAVKTEKKLQTVGNLYIISLSIADLIVGAAVMPLNIVYLLSPVWTLGLPACLFWLSMDYVASTASIFNLFILCIDRYRSVQQPLKYLKYRTKMRASLMILGVWLLSFMWVIPILGWHVFANNGERKVKENKCETEFSEVTWFKVLTAIVNFYLPSIMMLWFYYKIFKTVRKHCQHRELINGSYRSFSEKSPISHSKMKDEQSICLQKQIVDENTPPKDEQSSLQPKNTEAELHFSKPDKSSKAFVSKSNKKVLKWSCFPLTTVKSEPGVDKAGKKGMHVIEENEKEEEPGSQDSDLSDASDSHTFTEEAPSRDDSRPNPERACSPQEKTENRDFRGLTYLRKTWRSLHTHSKRDFQGLHRNRERKAAKQLGVIMAAFMLCWIPYFVLFMVIAFQGHEQFSKLHMFTIWLGYVNSTLNPFLYPLCNQNFKKTFKKILHIH comes from the coding sequence ATGtcaaaaaacacaacagagaaTTCAACTAACCCTCACTCAGCTCTTCTAGGTCTGTTCCTGGGAAGCATTTCACTGACCACTGTTGTCATGAATATATTAGTACTATGTGCTGTGAAAACTGAGAAGAAGCTGCAAACAGTTGGCAATTTATACATTATCAGCCTCTCTATTGCAGATCTTATAGTTGGTGCAGCTGTTATGCCCCTGAATATTGTTTATCTCCTAAGTCCTGTGTGGACTCTAGGCTTACCAGCCTGTTTGTTCTGGCTGTCAATGGATTACGTGGCCAGTACTGCATCCATTTTCAATCTCTTCATATTGTGCATTGACCGTTATCGTTCAGTTCAGCAACCACTGAAATATCTCAAGTATAGAACAAAAATGAGAGCATCGCTAatgattttgggggtttggttgcTCTCTTTCATGTGGGTCATTCCAATCCTAGGATGGCATGTTTTTGCTAATAATGGGGAAAggaaagtaaaggaaaacaaatgtgaaactGAATTCTCTGAAGTCACATGGTTTAAAGTGTTGACAGCCATTGTGAATTTTTACCTACCGTCTATCATGATGTTATGGTTctactataaaatatttaaaactgttcGAAAACACTGTCAACACCGAGAGCTCATTAATGGATCATATCGgtctttctcagaaaaaagcCCCATATCTCATAGTAAGATGAAGGATGAACAAAGTATTTGCCTCCAAAAGCAAATCGTAGATGAGAACACCCCTCCCAAAGACGAGCAAAGCTCCCTTCAGCCCAAAAATACGGAGGCAGAGCTTCATTTCAGTAAACCTGATAAGTCTTCAAAGGCATTTGTTAGCAAGAGTAATAAGAAAGTCCTTAAATGGAGCTGTTTTCCTCTCACCACTGTCAAGTCTGAGCCAGGTGTGGATAAAGCAGGAAAGAAGGGCATGCATGTAATAGAAGAGAACGAAAAAGAAGAGGAGCCGGGCTCACAAGACAGTGACTTAAGTGATGCATCAGATAGCCATACTTTCACAGAGGAGGCACCCTCTAGAGACGACTCCAGGCCTAACCCTGAAAGAGCCTGCAGTCCTCAGGAAAAGACTGAGAACAGGGATTTCAGAGGACTGACTTACCTGAGGAAAACCTGGCGAAGTCTGCATACCCATTCCAAAAGGGACTTTCAAGGACTGCATAGGaacagggagaggaaagcagctAAGCAGTTAGGGGTCATAATGGCAGCCTTTATGCTGTGCTGGATTCCCTATTTTGTACTATTTATGGTAATAGCTTTCCAGGGCCATGAACAATTTTCTAAATTACACATGTTCACTATATGGCTTGGCTATGTGAACTCCACCTTAAATCCATTCCTGTATCCTCTTTGTAACCAGAATTTCAAGAAGACATTCAAAAAGATCCTTCACATTCACTGA